The proteins below come from a single Fusobacterium sp. JB019 genomic window:
- the pgeF gene encoding peptidoglycan editing factor PgeF, with protein MFIKKKSYFKIQEFEKNNVTAFFTTKSFLKENKLKELLPKDKILVSAYQKHTDIVKDISILEENNYFEGVDGFITKRDNVVLVTKHADCLPIFFYDKKEKVIGMVHSGWKGSFQEIGLKTLKLMEEKYNSLKKNIIIGLGIGISCKQYEVGEEFYENFKNKFSGEIIKKSFKDYNGKKHFDNYEFNKLNFIKNGILKENIIVSNECTFTGDFFSFRRDKNKERNYAVIYFN; from the coding sequence ATGTTCATAAAAAAGAAAAGTTATTTCAAAATTCAGGAATTTGAGAAAAATAATGTAACAGCTTTTTTTACAACTAAAAGTTTTTTGAAAGAAAATAAATTAAAAGAATTATTACCTAAAGATAAAATTTTAGTAAGTGCTTATCAAAAACATACGGATATTGTTAAAGATATATCCATATTAGAAGAAAATAATTATTTTGAAGGGGTAGATGGTTTTATAACAAAAAGAGATAATGTAGTTTTAGTTACAAAACATGCAGATTGTTTACCTATATTCTTTTATGATAAAAAAGAAAAAGTAATAGGGATGGTTCATTCAGGATGGAAGGGTAGTTTTCAAGAAATAGGTTTAAAAACATTGAAATTAATGGAAGAAAAATATAATTCTCTTAAGAAAAATATTATAATTGGATTGGGAATAGGGATTTCTTGTAAACAATATGAAGTTGGAGAAGAATTTTATGAAAATTTTAAAAATAAATTTTCAGGAGAAATTATAAAAAAATCTTTTAAAGATTACAATGGGAAAAAACATTTTGATAATTATGAGTTTAATAAATTAAATTTTATAAAGAATGGAATTTTAAAAGAAAATATAATTGTTTCAAATGAATGTACATTTACAGGAGATTTTTTTTCATTTAGAAGAGATAAGAATAAAGAAAGAAATTATGCAGTAATTTATTTTAATTAA
- a CDS encoding AEC family transporter gives MDNILMALNVVFPTFLMMSVGVIIRKVKMVDEPSLTVMNRVVFRVFMSLLLFLNIYNIDINELFNPANLKLMVLTTSSIFAMFILAYLVYNLMTKDKDKLGVLIQATYRSNLILFGIPLILSVYDESKLGIVLLIITPVVPLLNIMGVILLETYQAKERSYKKLFISVLKNPLIVAFILGLFCLILKITIPKIVLNTMVTMSKVATPLAFVVLGATLKFDNMIHNIKFIAVTNFMKLVIFPVITLSIALYLGFRNEYIVALLGVTASPTSVTSFNTVKEIGGDSKLAAEVVASSSVVSILTLFLWVYFLRTYNFI, from the coding sequence ATGGATAATATTTTAATGGCTTTAAATGTGGTTTTTCCCACATTTTTAATGATGTCAGTTGGTGTAATTATAAGAAAAGTTAAAATGGTAGATGAACCCTCTTTAACTGTTATGAATAGAGTTGTTTTTAGAGTTTTTATGTCATTATTGCTTTTTCTTAATATCTATAATATTGATATTAATGAACTTTTCAATCCAGCTAATCTTAAACTAATGGTACTTACTACATCTAGTATATTTGCTATGTTTATTTTAGCTTACTTAGTTTATAATCTTATGACAAAGGATAAGGATAAATTAGGAGTTTTAATACAGGCAACTTATCGAAGTAATCTAATATTGTTTGGTATTCCTTTAATATTATCTGTTTATGATGAATCTAAACTAGGAATAGTTTTACTTATTATTACCCCTGTAGTTCCATTACTAAATATAATGGGAGTTATTCTTCTTGAAACTTATCAAGCAAAAGAAAGAAGTTATAAAAAATTATTTATTTCTGTTTTAAAAAATCCACTTATAGTTGCTTTTATTTTAGGATTATTTTGTTTAATTCTTAAGATAACAATTCCTAAAATAGTTCTAAATACTATGGTTACAATGTCAAAAGTTGCAACTCCTTTAGCTTTTGTAGTCTTAGGAGCTACTTTGAAATTTGATAATATGATACACAATATAAAATTTATAGCCGTTACAAATTTTATGAAACTTGTTATCTTTCCTGTAATTACCTTGTCTATAGCCCTATATTTAGGATTTCGTAATGAATATATTGTTGCTCTTTTAGGAGTAACCGCTTCTCCAACATCTGTTACATCTTTTAACACAGTAAAAGAGATTGGTGGAGATAGTAAATTAGCTGCAGAAGTTGTTGCTTCCTCTTCTGTTGTATCTATTCTTACTTTATTTTTATGGGTATATTTTTTAAGAACTTATAACTTTATATAA